GTCAAGATCATATCGAACAACGTCCCCTGAAGAATGCGGGTAAGCTTATGCGGCGTGTCTGCAATCTTGCCGATCGGGATGCCGAAGTCACCACAAATACGCCGGACTATCTCACCCAGCGTTTTCCCGGTAAATACGTATTTGTCCTCAGATTTGGTAAGGTACACTAGATCGTCATAGGCTGTTAAAGCCAGGCTGCCACTCTTGGTGCGATCCTTGGTAAAAACAGTTCCTCGGAAAAGTTCCTCACCTTTCCACTTGAATAACAACTGATCCCCCACATCCACTGGCTGTTTTCGATGCATCCCCCGCGTCGTGGATAGGATAGTCGCCGAAAGGGTTCGAGGGGCTTTCAACTTTTGGCCAGACCATTCCACATCTTGCACAGGCAACTCATATGTCCCATCGCTTCGAACAACAAACAGATCCATCATTTCAGCTTCAGCCCCTGCCCTGGCTTGATCGTGTAAGGTGCTTTGATTTTGTTCAGTTCAGCAAGCTTCTGCCACGTTGTTCCGTTTGCTTGTGCGATCTTCCATAAGCTGTCGCCAGACTTCACCGTGTAACTGGCTGGTGTCGTCTTTGTACTTGGTCGTGCCGCCGTGCTGCTCGTGGTCACCTTCGTGCTTCCATTACTGGCCTTTTTGGATGTATCAAGCTTACGAATCGTCACGAATTTGTATTCTCTAAGAGATAAGTCATAATAGATCGTTTCGACGTCTCCGCCTTCTTCCCGGTGCACAAAGTCTTCAACCGTTGCCGCGAAATTCCAAGCGGTACCAGAAACAAGGAAACGGATCGGTTTGCTTGATGCCTTCCACTTTTCAATCATGGCTACAGCCTGTTTAGGATTCGGAATGTCCTCATACTCGCAATATGGCCCCCAAGTTGCGGGGAAGAAGCTGTTGAACTCGAACGTCTTGAGAACCGGATCATTGATTATGGCCACTTCACCGATCCCAGCCACGTCCACTGTTGTAGTTTGGCTGGCGTTACCGATTGTGATATCTGGAGGATTGACCGGAAGGCGCAACCGCTCAGCGTTGTTGTTAAATGATAGCCAAACTTCACGACTCCGACTCATACGAATTGCACCCCCTGTGGTCCAAGATTATGTTCGTCTTCCAATTCCTTTTTAATGATTTTAACAACTTGTCTTGCATCCATCTCATTGTGATAGTGGTTGTCACCTGTGATATTAATACTGATTGGAGCTGCTGCAGGTGTGGAAGACTGACTTCCACCCGACGCTGCCATTCCGCGGATCAGATCGGCTTCTTCACGTGGAAGGACAGTTTCACCTTTATGAAGGTTGGCCTTGTAGTCGTCATAAGGTATTCCTGAAATCCCGTTCGAATGATTTTTGAAATAGTTTTCTGCAACATTGGGGAAACCTGCGTCACGAGCAACTTGCGAAACCGTCTTGTTGGTGTCCCGCATAGCTTGTGTTTCCAACAATGGAATCTCAGAAATATTGAAACCTATGGGACCCCCTAGATTCTCAGGTAAAGGAATACTTAAGCCGTTGAGTTTCTGAATCAACCAATTGATTTTTCTTAGTATCCAGTTGACCCCTTCAGAAACAGCGTCTTTGGCACCTTGAAATGCGTTTGCAACTATACCTTTAATCGTATCCCAGTTCTTCCAGGCTGCCCAGAGCAAACCAAGTGCAGTTATAACCCATCCGATGACAGGTATAAACCGCACCAACCCACCAGCTACACGACCGATCCAAGGCAAAAATGGTTTTGCCCATTTGAGCACTTTAACAAAACCTTTGCCCAACCAAAGCAAGGCACTTCCTACCCATTTCAATACACTCCACAAGCCCTTAAGAATTTTCCATCCTACTAATAGGGCACCCCACAAACCTTTGAATACCTGATATCCTTTCGCAGCACCATAGACACCTAAAAACGCAACACCGACCACTTTCAGGATGGGCAACAATGTATCCCAGTTTTCAATCACCCATTGGATGCCTTTGGACAACCCATTGGCAAGCTCGCCCGACAGTTCAGCTACACTTTCTGTAAACTTGGCTATCGATTTTTGTCCTTCTGGTGAAGATGCCCATTTGTTGAGCTCAATGAACGCTGGAGTAACTGCGGTTATCACTGATTGCCCTATAGTCTTGAGTGTCTTGCCGAGAGCACGACTTGCATCGTTGGTCGGTGTCATGGGATTGTTTTCCCGCATCGATGTGAATTGTTTCTCCAGTTCTTTGCTGGCTTCGATTGGCTCATTGATAGCACGAGCTGC
The nucleotide sequence above comes from Paenibacillus sp. W2I17. Encoded proteins:
- a CDS encoding LysM domain-containing protein; the encoded protein is MSRSREVWLSFNNNAERLRLPVNPPDITIGNASQTTTVDVAGIGEVAIINDPVLKTFEFNSFFPATWGPYCEYEDIPNPKQAVAMIEKWKASSKPIRFLVSGTAWNFAATVEDFVHREEGGDVETIYYDLSLREYKFVTIRKLDTSKKASNGSTKVTTSSTAARPSTKTTPASYTVKSGDSLWKIAQANGTTWQKLAELNKIKAPYTIKPGQGLKLK